The nucleotide window GGGCCCCGGGCCTGCCGCTGCTGCACTCCCGCGACCTGGTCAACTGGACCCTCGTCGGCCACGCCCTGCACCGCCTGGAGCCGGCGGACGAGTTCGCCACGCCGCGGCACGACTGCGGCGTCTGGGCGCCGGCGCTGCGGTACCACGACGACCGGTTCTGGATCTTCTGGGGCGACCCCGACCACGGCGTCTACCAGATCAACGCCCCCGGGATACGCGGCCCCTGGACCGCCCCGCACCTCCTCAAGGCCGGCAAGGGGCTCATCGACGCCTGCCCGCTGTGGGACGAGGAGAGCGGCGAGGCCTACCTCGTGCACGGCTGGGCCAAGTCCCGCTCCGGCATCAAGAACCGGCTCACCGGCCACCGGATGCGGCCCGACGCCACCGGCCTGCTCGACGAGGGCAAGGTGATCGTGGACGGCGACCGCATCCCCGGCTGGTTCACGCTGGAGGGGCCGAAGCTGTACCGGCACGACGGCTGGTTCTGGATCTTCGCCCCGGCGGGCGGGGTCGAGACCGGCTGGCAGGGCGCCTTCCGCTCGCGCGGCTTCTTCGGGCCGTACGAGGAGAGGGTCGTCCTGGAGCAGGGCGACACCGACGTCAACGGGCCCCACCAGGGCGGTTGGGTGAGCACCCCGTCCGGCGAGCACTGGTTCGCGCACTTCCAGCACAAGGGCGCGTACGGAAGGGTCGTCCACCTCCAGCCGATGCGCTGGGGCACCGACGGCTGGCCGGTCATCGGCGACCGGGGCACCCCCGTCGCCGTGCACCGCAAGCCCGACCTGCCGCGGCAGCCGCTCTCCGCGCCCGCCACCGACGACGACTTCCCCGGCGGGCGGTACGGGCGGCAGTGGTCGTGGACCGCCAACCGGCAGGACGGCTGGGCGACCCAGCACTCCGGCGACGGGCTGCGGCTGACCTGTGTACGGTCGGCGGACGCGCATGACCTGCGCAGGCTGCCGGGCGTGCTCACCCAGCGGCTGCCCGGCAGGCACTGCACCGTCGAGGTCGGGCTGCGGCTCGACGCCGACCAGCCGGGCGCGCGGGCCGGACTCGCCGTCCTCGGCGACGCGTTCGGCTGGATCGGGCTCGAACGGGGGGCCGACGGGACGGTCCACCTCGTGCACCGGTTCGCCGAGTCGGTCGCGGACCGGGAGCGGGACGCCGCCCATCCGCGGATGGCCCCCCAGGGACGGGTCCGGCTGCGGATCGAGGCCGGCGCGGGGGCGCGCTGCCGGTTCTCCTGCGACCTGGGCACCGGCAGCGGCTGGGAGCCCTCCGGGCAGGTCTTCGCCGCCACTCCCTGGCGCTGGGTCGGTGCCCTGCTCGGCCTCTTCGGGGTCGCGCCGGCCGGCGCGGGACACGCCGGATCGGCCACGTTCACGCAGTTCCGGATCACCGGCCGCCGCGCTGTCGGCGGGACCGGCCGCACCGCCGCGCCACCTGCCTGACCGCACGACGTCATCACCGTAGTGAGCCTGTGGGGAGCCGCAATGACGCACTTCCGTAGCAAGCGCTTGCCGAGACGGGGCGGGCGGGCCCCGACGGCGGCCGTCGCCGTGCCGGTGCCCGTGTTCCCGGGGTTCCGGAAGCGGCTCGGCACCGGCACCGGTACGGGCACCGGTCGCCGTTCCTGACCTCCACCACCGCACCACCGCGCACCGGCACCACCGCGCACCGGCACCACCGCGCACCGGCACAACCCTCGTTGGATCCAGAAGAAGAGAGCCGATCATGAAGAGCAGCATCCGCAGGAGCAGCAGAGGAGCGCGCCGCTCCGTCACCGCCGTCGCCGTGAGCGCCGTGCTCGCGCTGACGGCCACCGCGTGCGGCGACGACGGCAACGGTTCGTCGGGCGACAAGGGCGCCGAAGGCAGCGGCAAGGGCGAGATCACCTTCTGGGACAACAACGGCGGTGTCCGCACCGACATCTGGAAGGAGATCATCGCCGACTTCGAGAAGGCGAACCCGGACATCGACGTCAAGTACGTCCCGATCGCCGCCACCGAGTACCAGTCGAAGGTCGACACCTCCATCCAGGCCAAGGGTCTGCCGGACGTCGGCGGTGTCGGCGCGGCGATGCTCGCGGGCTTCGCCGCGCAGAACGCGCTGGAGCCGCTGGACGACCGCCTCGGCAAGTCCTCGCTGAACGGCAAGCTCAACGAGGACATGGTCAAGTCGCTGAAGGCGGCGGGCGGCGGCGGCGCCGACGACAGCACGCTGTACTCGGTGCCGACCTCCGCCAACAACGGCGTCCTGTACTACCGCACCGACCTGTTCAAGTCGGCCGGTCTGGAGGCGCCGACCACCTGGGACGCGTTCTACGAGGCCGCCGACAAGCTCACCGACAAGGACGAGAACGCCTTCGGCTACACCATCCGCGGGGGCGCCGGGTCCATCGCCCAGGCACTGGACGCGATGTACGGGCAGTCCGGCATCACGTCCTTCTGGGACGCCGGCAACGAGAAGACCACGGTCGACGACCCGAAGAACGTGGCGGCCCTGGAGAAGTACACGGGCCTCTTCAAGAAGGTCACGCCGGCCGCCGACCTCAACAACGACTTCACCAAGATGGTCGCGCAGTGGGACTCCGGCACGATCGGCATGCTCAACCACAACCTGGGCTCCTACCAGGACCATGTGAAGGCGCTGGGCGCCGACAAGTTCCGCGGCATCCCGCAGCCGATCGGGCCCGGCGGCAAGCGGGTCCAGGTGTCCAATCCCGTCGACGGGCTCGGCATCTTCAAGACCTCCAAGAACAAGGACGCCGCCTGGAAGTTCATCGAGTTCGCCACGGCGGAGGCGCAGAACTCCAAGTTCAACGAGTCCGCGGGGCAGGTGCCGGCCAACACCGATGCCGCGAAGGCGGCGTGGGTCTCGAAGGCCGAGCCGACCGAGCTGGCCGCCGAGGCGCTGAGCGACGGGTCCACCACGATCGTGCAGCTGCCGTACTACCTGCCCGACTGGAACACCATCTCCAAGACGGACAACGAGCCGGCGTTCCAGAAGGTGCTGAACGGGTCGTTGAGCGAGAAGGAGTTCCTGGGCACGCTTGCCGATCAGCTCAACGAGGCGCAGGCGGAGTGGAACGAGCAGAAGGGTTAGTCGGGTCTGTACGGGCCTGTGCGGGTCTGTTACCTGTACGGGTCGGTCGGCCCGGAGGTCAGGAGGTCGTGGGGAGCTGCGGGTCCGTTGTGGCTGGTCGCGCAGTTCCCCGCGCCCCTGAAGGACTGCGCGGTTTCCCGTGTCCCCTGAAGGCGAAAGGCACATCGGTATGAGCCTCACCCGTAGACAGGTCACCACCGCGGCGCTCGCCGGCGTTCCGCTCGCCGTGGCGGGGACGGGACCCGCCGTCGCCGCCGCCTCGGCGCGGCCCCACGGGCGCACGCTCTTCATCGCCGGCGATTCCACCGCCGCCCAGAAGTACGCCGACGCCGCGCCCGAGACCGGGTGGGGCATGGCCCTCCCGTTCTTCCTGCGCGAGCGGCTCACCGTCGCCAACCACGCCGTGAACGGCCGGAGTTCGAAGAGCTTCGTCGACGAAGGGCGGCTCGACGCCGTGCTCGCCGCCGTCCGGCCCGGCGACCTCCTGCTGGTCCAGTTCGGGCACAACGACTCCAAGGCCGCCGACCCCACGCGCTACACCGAGCCGTGGACGACCTACCAGGACTATCTCCGGCAGTACGTCGACGGGGCGCGGGCGCGGGGGGTCCGGCCGGTGCTGGCCACGTCCGTGGAGCGGCGGAAGTTCGACGCCGACGGGAACGCCGTGCCGACGCACGGCGAGTATCCGGCGGCCATGAAGGCCCTCGCCGCGGAGGAGGGGGTGGCTCTCCTCGACGTCCAGGCCCTGTCCATCGCGTTGTGGCAGGAGCTGGGGGTCGAGGAGACGAAGAAGTTCTTCAACTGGACCGACGTCGAACAGGACAACACGCACTTCAATCCGCCGGGGGCCGTCGCCGTGGCCCGGATGGTGGCGCGGGAGTCGGTGCGGCGCAGGGTGCTCGGGGCCCGGGACGTCCGGCGGCTGGACGAGGTGATCCCCGAGTCCTGGATCAGCTGGCCCGAACCGTAGTACCGCCGGGGCCGCGGGCCCGGCGGACCACCCGTTACCCGTTCCCCGTGCTCAGAAGTCAGAAGTCGGAAGACGCAACTCAGAAACCGGAAGACAGAAGCCGGAAGACAGAAGCCGGAAGTCGGAAGACTGAAAGGAATCCCGCATCATGCGTACTCGTATATGGCATGCTCACGCCAGGGCATCCCTCGTCGGATGCACCGCTCTCGTGCTCGGTCTCACCGGGACCCTCGCCCACGCCCACAGCCCTGCCCGGCCCCACGCCCGTGACCTCGGGCGCGAGACCCTTCCCGCCGGGGACGGGTGGGGGTCCGAAGGGGCCGGAACCACGGGCGGGGCCGCCGCCACCGCCGCGCAGGTCCACACCGTCACCACCTGGGCCGGGTTCAAGGCCGCGTTGCAGGCCGGCGGGGACGCACCGAAGATCATCAAGATCAGGGGTGTCATCGATCCGGTCGCCGAGGGGTGTGCGTCCTTCCAGGCTCCCGGCTACGACTTCGACGCCTACCTGGAGAAGTACTCGCCCGAGAACTGGGGCCTGGACACCGATCTGTCCGGGGAGCCCGCCGACAGTCCCGAAGGGCTGCGTGCCGCCTCCGCCGCCGCCCAGGACGCGGCCATCAAGGTGAACGTCCCGGCCGACACCACCATCGTCGGCGTCGGCAAGGGCGCCGGGATCAGAGGCGGCAGCCTGCAGATCAAGGGCGTCGACAACGTCATCCTGCGCAACCTCACCATCGAGGCGCCGCTGGACTGCTTCCCGCAGTGGGACCCGACCGACACCGACACCGGTGCCTGGAACTCCGAGTACGACGCGGTCGTGGTGTACGGCTCCACCCATGTGTGGGTCGACCACAACACCCTGACCGACGGCCGCTACCCGGACGGCACCCTGCCCACGTACTTCGGCCGGACCTACCAGCAGCACGACGGCCTGCTCGACATCGTGCGCGGCGCCGACCATGTGACGGTGTCCTGGAACTCGGTCGAGGACCACGACAAGACCATGCTGATCGGCAACAGCGACAGCGCCGGAGCGACCGACACCGGCAAGCTCAAGGTCACCCTCCACCACAACAGGTTCGAGGGCGTCGTCGAGCGCGCGCCGCGAGTCCGCTTCGGGCAGGTCGACTCGTACAACAACCACTTCGTGGTGACCGAGGAGCAGGCGTACGGCTACACCTTCGGCGTCGGCGCCTCCTCGCAGCTGTACGCCTCGGACAACGCGTTCTCGCTGCCGGCCGGCGTCAGCGCCGCCAAGACCCTGAAGAAGTGGAGCGAGGCACCGCTCACGGCCGAGAACAACTACGTCAACGGCAGGAAGACCGACCTCATCGCCGTCCACAACGCGGAGATCCCCGCGGAGACCCTCCGGTCGGGTGCCGGGTGGACACCCACCCTGCGCACGAAGGTCGACCCGCCGCGTGCCGTGCCGGGCATCGTCGACGGCCGCGCGGGCGCCGGAAAGGTCCGCTGACCATGGCCTCGCCGACAGCGACCGGCGGCAACGGCAACGGCAACGGCAGACGGTCCTTCGTGCTCGCGGGCGTCGGGGCCGCGCTCGCGCTCGGCGCCGGCGGGAACGCCCACGCACGCGGGCGTTCCCCCTTCGGACGGTACGGTTCGCCCTCGGTCCGGCTCCACGGACGGACCCTGTACGTCCACCCCGGCGGCCTCGGCGACCACACCACGCTGCAGGCCGCGGTGACCGCCGCGGGTGCGGGCGGACAGGACGGGCAGGGCGGACACACCCTGGTCGTCGCGCCGGGAACGTACCGCGAGACGGTCGCCGTCGGTGCCGACCGTACGGGGATGACCTGGCTCGGCGCCTCCGAGGACGCGCGTGACGTCGTCGTCGTGTACGACAACGCCAACGGCACCCCCAGGCCCGGCGGCGGCACCTACGGCACGAGCGGCTCGGCCACCACCACCGTGCAGGCCGACGGGTTCACCGCCCGGCACATCACCTTCGCCAACGACTGGCTGCGTGCCGACCACCCCGGGACCACCGGGACGCAGGCCGTCGCGATCAAGGTGCAGGGCGACCGGTCGGCGTTCCACCACTGCCGGTTCCTGGGCCACCAGGACACGCTGTACGCCGACACCACGGCCCTCGGCGTCCTCGCCCGGCAGTACTTCACGCACTGTTACGTCGAAGGGGACGTGGACTTCGTGTTCGGGCGGGCCACCGCCGTGTTCGAGCACTGCCACTTCCGCACCCTGGACCGGACGGACCTCACCACGGCCCCGTACGGCTTCGTCTTCGCGCCCTCGACCGCGGCCGCCGCTCCGCACGGCTACCTGGTGACGGGCAGCCGGGTGACGAGCGGAGCGCCGGACGCCTTCTACAAGCTGGCCCGGCCCTGGGTGCCCAGCTCCGACCCCACCGCGCGGCCCATGCTGACCGTACGCGGGACCCGCCTGGGCCCCGGGATCGACGCGGTGGAGCCGTACGCCACCATGTCGGCCGCCCACCCGTGGCAGGACCAGCGGTTCGCCGAGTACCGCAACAGCGGGCCGGGCGCCGAGATCACCGTCGCCGCGAACCGGCCCCAGCTCACACGTGCCGAGGCCGCCTCGCACACCCGCAGGACGTATCTCGGCGACTGGAGGCCGCATGAGCAGGGGGACTGAGCGGTCACCGCTGGGCCGGCGGGGTTTCGTGACGGGCGCGGGGGCGGCGGCGCTGTTCGGCGCGGCGGGGGCGGGAGCGGACGCGTCCACGGCGCACGCGGCACAGGCCGCGGGCGTTGTGGAGGGCAGCCTCCCCGACTTCCACCCCCTCCTCAAGGACGAGCTGCGCTTCCCGCTCGCCTGGGGCACCTCCCCGGTCCGGGACTTCCGGACCTGGCGGCGGACGGCCCGCTCGAAGGTCGAGGAGCACCTGTTCACCGAGCGGGACAGCACCCCGTACGACCCCTCGTTCGACGAGGGCGAGCGGGCCGAGGCCGACGGGTACACGCGGGAGTCGGTGACGCTCTCCCTCACCCGGTACGAGCGGGTCCGCGGCCTCCTGCTCACCCCGCACGGCACCGGCCCGTTCCCCGCCGTCCTGCTGCTCCACGACCACGGGTCGACATTCGACATAGGCAAGGAGAAACTGGTCCGGCCCTGGAACGACGACACGCGCCTGGCCTCCGCGCAGGCCTGGGCGGACCGGTGTTTCGGCGGACGGTTCGTCGGTGACGAGCTGGCCCGGCGCGGATACGTGGTCCTCGCCCTGGACGCGTTCGGCTGGGGCGACCGCGGCCCGGTCACCTACGAGCAGCAGCAGGCCCTGGCAAGCAACTTCTTCAATCTGGGGTCGTCGCTCGCCGGGCTCATGGCCCGCGAGGACGTGCGCGCCGCCCGCTTCCTGGCGGGCCTCGACCGGGTGGACCGGCGCCGGGTCGCCGCCGTCGGCTTCTCCATGGGGGCCTTCCGCGCCTGGCAGACGGCCGCCCTCAGCGACGAGGTCGCGGCCGCGGCGAGCGTGTGCTGGATGACCGGGCTGAAGGAGGTCATGGTGCCCGGCAACAACATCCTGCGCGGCCAGTCCGCCTACTGCATGCTGCATCCCGGGCTCGCCCGCCACCTCGACTTCCCCGACGTGGCGAGCATCGCCGCCCCCAGGCCCATGCTCTTCTTCCACGGCGCCCAGGACACCCTGTTCCCCGCGGAGGGCGTCCGGGTCGCGTACGGGAAACTGCGCGCCGTCTGGCGCTCCCGGCACGCGGGGGAGCGGCTGCGCACCGAGGTCTGGCCCGGGCTGGGCCACGTGTTCACCGTGCCGCAGCAGGACGAGGTGTTCAGCTGGCTCGACTCCGTTCTGTGAAGCGCCCCCGCCGGTCGTCACCGGCGGGGGCGCTCCTCTGTCCGGCCGAGGGGGGCTCAGGCCGGCAGCTCCGTGGAGCCGGACGAGGCGGCTCTCACCGGTACGTGATGTCAGATGCCGTGTAGTCGCAGTAGGTTCCGTCCGGACCTGATCCGTTCGTGGTCGGTTCGGCTCCGGTGTTGTTGCCGGTGTACTTCTGGCACGGCACGATCTTCTTGCTGCTGTCCCCGATGATCGTGATGTTGCGCAGGGCGGCGGTGTCGCCGTAGTTGGTGTTGATGCCGACCAGCCGCGAACCGGGCGTGGTCACCTCGACGGTGTTGAAGATCGAGGTGCGCTTGTACTGCGTCGAGCAGTTGCCGCACGAGCGGTAGAGGGTCTTGAAGTCCTGGACCGCGAACTTCGACACGACGAGCTTGCCGCCGCCGTTGTGCTGGAAGACCTTGTCCGCGGCCTTCTTCGCGCCGCCGCCGTACACGGTGTAGACGGCGGAGTTGCCGCCCTTGAAGGTCGCGGCGTCCTCGCCGACGTCCTCCCACCAGACGTTCTGGAGCGTGCAACTGCCCTGGCAGTGGACGCCGTCGGCGCCGGGGCTGCCGATGATGACGTTCTTCAGCGTCGCACCGTCGGCGAGCTGGAAGATCGGGTCCTGCCCCTCCTCCTGGCCGTCACCGGCGAGGTCGCCGCTGCCGTAGTAGCGCTTGTAGCCCCCGTCCCGGGTGCCGGAGACGGCGATGGTCGCCGGGACGGCCTGGCTGCCGGTGGCGGTCGGCCAGGTGGTGGCGGCGCTCGCCGTCGACGTCATCGTGCTGGTGAGCATCGCGGCCGCGGTCAGGGCGAGGGCGGACGCCCCCGAGACGACGGCACGTCGGCGGTCGGTCCTTCGGCGGTGGCGTGCGGGGTGTTCCGGCCTGGGGGTCATGTCCCGGTTTCCTTCGGTGAGGGGAAGACAGTGCGTCTTCCGGTCGCCACCAGGACGGCGGAGGTTGCCGCGCACCGGTTTTTTCCGCCACCGCCACCGCCACCGCCGGCCCGACGGGGCTACGAGCGGCCGTCGGCGGACCCGGTGCGCGCGAAGCCGCCCGCCACGGACCGCTGTTCGCCGTCGGCCCGGGCGGCCACCGTGTACCGGTCGTCCCCGGCGTCACGGCCGCCGCGGTCGTGGTCGTACTGGCCCGCGAACACCCACTCGCCCGGCCACACCGTACGGCCCGGCTTCAGCACCCAGGTGTAGACGAGGAAGCCGTCCCGCTCGGCGACGGTCGCCGTGAAGTCCTCCTCGGGTGCGGAGCGCCAGGCACCGGACGAGGTGACCCCGCCGGTCTGCCTGACCTTCAGCACGACCTCCAGCGCGGTGAGCCGCCTGCCGGTCTTCACCGTCACGTCGCTCTGCGCCCAGAAGTCGTTGCTGTGCGGGTCGACCGAGCCGTCCGACCACAGCGGGCCGTCCTCGGTGCCGGCGGAAGGGGCGGAGGCGGAGGCGGAGGGGCTCGTACGGTTTGGCGGGAGCGGGGCCTTCCCCGGTGCCGGCGTCCGCGGCGTGCGGTCCGGACCGGGCGTGACCGCCACCGTCTGCTCGTCCGTCCCGTCCCGCACCGCCGACGCGACCGTGTAGGCGCCCACCGCGAGCACGCCCGCCACCGCGGCCGTGGCGCCGGCGACCCGCAGCCAGCCGGGCGCGGACGGGCGCGTGGTGGAGCGCGGCGCGCTCTCCCCGCCCGCCATGCCCCGTTCGACGCGGGCCAGGATGCGCGCGCGGTCGGGCTCGTACGCCTCGGCCGAGTCCCGCAGTCCGGCGCGCAGTTCGTCGTCGCGCACGTCCCTCATCGCCCCCTCCCCGCGGCCCCGCCGGCCCGCAGCGCCGCCGCGTGCACCCGCCGCGGCGCCTCCTGGGACCCCAGCAGCCGCTGCAGCTCCGCCATGCCCTTCGACGTCTGGCTCTTCACGGTACCCACCGAGACACCGAGGGCGAGCGCGGTGTCCTTCTCCGAGAGGTCGAAGGAGTGGCGCAGGACCACGCACGCCCGCTTGCGGAACGGCAGCCTGCGCAGGGCCTCCTGGACATCGACCATGCCGGGGACGTCGGGGTTCTCCGTCCTGTCCTCACGCTGCGACCAGAACAGCGTGATCCGTCTGCGTTCGCGCACCGCGCTGCGGATCCGGCTGCGGGCCATGTTGGCGACCACACCGCGCGCGTACGCCACCGGGTGGTCCGCCGCCCGTACCCGGTCCCAGCGGTGCCACAGCGCGAGCAGGGCGTCCGCCGCGAGGTCGTCGGCCGCGTCCGGCTCACCCGTCAGCAGGCGGGCCAGGCGCGCCAGTTCGACGTAGTGCCGCTCGAAGAAGTCGCGGAACTCCACGGAGGCGGCGTCGTCGACGACAGTGCCCACGGGCGGCCTCTCCCTGTTCGTTCCTGCGCGGCCCGGCGGGCCCAACCCCATTCCGTAACACGATGAAAACCTGAAACAGGTTCAACGCGGGAACAATCCAGCCAGCATCCGGCCCACCCGGCACGCAGGCAACGAGGAGTGTCCGCCATGTCCCGAACACAGCAGGTGGAAGACCGGCCGGGCGCCGGACGGCCCCCGGCGAACGGTGTCGACCGGTTCTTCAGGATCTCGGCACGGGGGTCCACCGTCGGCCGGGAGGTGCGGGGCGGCTTCGCCACGTTCTTCACGATGGCCTACATCCTTGTCCTGAACCCCATCGTCCTCAGCGGCGCCGAGGACAAGTTCGGCGAGCGGCTCGACAGCGTGCAACTGGTCACCGCCACCGCCCTGGTGGCCGCGGTGATGACGATCGTCATGGGGATCGGCGGCAACCTGCCGCTGGCGCTCGCCGCCGGTCTCGGCCTCAACGCCGTCGTCGCCTTCCAGATCGCCCCGCTGATGAGCTGGGACGACGCGATGGGCCTCGTCGTCCTCGAAGGCCTGCTGATCTGCGTCCTGGTGATGACCGGGCTGCGTGAGGCCGTCATGCACGCGATACCGCAACCGCTGAAGCAGGCGATCAGCGTCGGCATCGGGCTGTTCATCGCGTTCATCGGCTTCGTCGACGCCGGGTTCGTGACACGCGTCCCGGACGCGGCCGGCACCACCGTGCCGGTGCAGCTGGGCGGCACGGGCACCCTGTCCGGCTGGCCGGTCCTGGTGTTCTGTCTCGGGGTGCTGCTGACCATCGGGCTGCTCGCGCGCAAGGTCAGGGGCGCGATCCTGATCGGCATCGTCACCATGACGGCCGTCGCGATCGTCGTCGACGAGCTCGCCGACGTCGGGAGCTGGGGCCTGACCACGCCCCGGGTGCCGGACGACGTGGTGGCGTCGCCCGACTTCGGGCTGCTCGGGGACTTCAGCCTGTTCGGCGCGTTCGGTCAGGTGAGCGCGATCACCGTCGTGCTGCTCGTCTTCACGCTGATCCTGTCGGACTTCTTCGACACCATGGGCACCGTCGTCGGCGTCAGCGCGGAGGCGGGGCTGCTGGACGAGGAGGGCAGGGTGCCGAACCTCGGCCGCGTCCTGCTCATCGACGGAGCCGCGGCGGTGGCCGGCGGGGCGTCGTCCGCGTCGTCGGCCACCTCGTACATCGAGTCGGCGGCGGGGGTGGGGGAGGAGGCCCGTACCGGGTTCGCGAACCTGGTCACGGGCGGGCTGTTCGCCTGCGCGCTCTTCCTCACGCCGCTGCTGACCATCGTGCCGATGCAGGCGGCGGCACCGGCGCTCGTCGCGGTCGGGTTCCTGATGATGACGCAGGTCAAGAACATCGACTGGGACCGGTACGAGGTCGCCCTCCCGGCGTTCCTGACGATCGCGGTGATGCCGTTCACGTACTCGATCACGAACGGCATCGGCGCCGGCTTCCTGGCCTACGTCACCATCCAGGCGGTACTGGGCAGGGCGAAGGAGATCCACTGGCTGCTGTGGGGCACGGCGGCCCTGTTCCTGGTCTACTTCGCCATCGACCCCCTGGAACAACTCCTGGGAGTCCGGTGACGGCCGGGGCGCCCCGTCGGGGGCGCGGGGAACGGCGCGGCCGACCCCCACCGGCCCGCGGCCGGCCGTCGGCCTTCAAGGGGCGCGGGGAACTGCGCAGTCTTTCAGGGCGGCCCGCACGGGCCCGCGGCCCGCACGGGCCGTCAGCGGAGCGCCGCCCGCATCAT belongs to Streptomyces sp. V3I8 and includes:
- a CDS encoding sugar ABC transporter substrate-binding protein — its product is MKSSIRRSSRGARRSVTAVAVSAVLALTATACGDDGNGSSGDKGAEGSGKGEITFWDNNGGVRTDIWKEIIADFEKANPDIDVKYVPIAATEYQSKVDTSIQAKGLPDVGGVGAAMLAGFAAQNALEPLDDRLGKSSLNGKLNEDMVKSLKAAGGGGADDSTLYSVPTSANNGVLYYRTDLFKSAGLEAPTTWDAFYEAADKLTDKDENAFGYTIRGGAGSIAQALDAMYGQSGITSFWDAGNEKTTVDDPKNVAALEKYTGLFKKVTPAADLNNDFTKMVAQWDSGTIGMLNHNLGSYQDHVKALGADKFRGIPQPIGPGGKRVQVSNPVDGLGIFKTSKNKDAAWKFIEFATAEAQNSKFNESAGQVPANTDAAKAAWVSKAEPTELAAEALSDGSTTIVQLPYYLPDWNTISKTDNEPAFQKVLNGSLSEKEFLGTLADQLNEAQAEWNEQKG
- a CDS encoding glycoside hydrolase 43 family protein, coding for MSGQGIPAFTADLGDGTYRNPVLDADWSDPDLLRVGDDYYLTASSFGRAPGLPLLHSRDLVNWTLVGHALHRLEPADEFATPRHDCGVWAPALRYHDDRFWIFWGDPDHGVYQINAPGIRGPWTAPHLLKAGKGLIDACPLWDEESGEAYLVHGWAKSRSGIKNRLTGHRMRPDATGLLDEGKVIVDGDRIPGWFTLEGPKLYRHDGWFWIFAPAGGVETGWQGAFRSRGFFGPYEERVVLEQGDTDVNGPHQGGWVSTPSGEHWFAHFQHKGAYGRVVHLQPMRWGTDGWPVIGDRGTPVAVHRKPDLPRQPLSAPATDDDFPGGRYGRQWSWTANRQDGWATQHSGDGLRLTCVRSADAHDLRRLPGVLTQRLPGRHCTVEVGLRLDADQPGARAGLAVLGDAFGWIGLERGADGTVHLVHRFAESVADRERDAAHPRMAPQGRVRLRIEAGAGARCRFSCDLGTGSGWEPSGQVFAATPWRWVGALLGLFGVAPAGAGHAGSATFTQFRITGRRAVGGTGRTAAPPA
- a CDS encoding pectate lyase, with the protein product MTPRPEHPARHRRRTDRRRAVVSGASALALTAAAMLTSTMTSTASAATTWPTATGSQAVPATIAVSGTRDGGYKRYYGSGDLAGDGQEEGQDPIFQLADGATLKNVIIGSPGADGVHCQGSCTLQNVWWEDVGEDAATFKGGNSAVYTVYGGGAKKAADKVFQHNGGGKLVVSKFAVQDFKTLYRSCGNCSTQYKRTSIFNTVEVTTPGSRLVGINTNYGDTAALRNITIIGDSSKKIVPCQKYTGNNTGAEPTTNGSGPDGTYCDYTASDITYR
- a CDS encoding SigE family RNA polymerase sigma factor translates to MGTVVDDAASVEFRDFFERHYVELARLARLLTGEPDAADDLAADALLALWHRWDRVRAADHPVAYARGVVANMARSRIRSAVRERRRITLFWSQREDRTENPDVPGMVDVQEALRRLPFRKRACVVLRHSFDLSEKDTALALGVSVGTVKSQTSKGMAELQRLLGSQEAPRRVHAAALRAGGAAGRGR
- a CDS encoding dienelactone hydrolase family protein: MSRGTERSPLGRRGFVTGAGAAALFGAAGAGADASTAHAAQAAGVVEGSLPDFHPLLKDELRFPLAWGTSPVRDFRTWRRTARSKVEEHLFTERDSTPYDPSFDEGERAEADGYTRESVTLSLTRYERVRGLLLTPHGTGPFPAVLLLHDHGSTFDIGKEKLVRPWNDDTRLASAQAWADRCFGGRFVGDELARRGYVVLALDAFGWGDRGPVTYEQQQALASNFFNLGSSLAGLMAREDVRAARFLAGLDRVDRRRVAAVGFSMGAFRAWQTAALSDEVAAAASVCWMTGLKEVMVPGNNILRGQSAYCMLHPGLARHLDFPDVASIAAPRPMLFFHGAQDTLFPAEGVRVAYGKLRAVWRSRHAGERLRTEVWPGLGHVFTVPQQDEVFSWLDSVL
- a CDS encoding pectinesterase family protein; translation: MASPTATGGNGNGNGRRSFVLAGVGAALALGAGGNAHARGRSPFGRYGSPSVRLHGRTLYVHPGGLGDHTTLQAAVTAAGAGGQDGQGGHTLVVAPGTYRETVAVGADRTGMTWLGASEDARDVVVVYDNANGTPRPGGGTYGTSGSATTTVQADGFTARHITFANDWLRADHPGTTGTQAVAIKVQGDRSAFHHCRFLGHQDTLYADTTALGVLARQYFTHCYVEGDVDFVFGRATAVFEHCHFRTLDRTDLTTAPYGFVFAPSTAAAAPHGYLVTGSRVTSGAPDAFYKLARPWVPSSDPTARPMLTVRGTRLGPGIDAVEPYATMSAAHPWQDQRFAEYRNSGPGAEITVAANRPQLTRAEAASHTRRTYLGDWRPHEQGD
- a CDS encoding polysaccharide lyase family 1 protein codes for the protein MRTRIWHAHARASLVGCTALVLGLTGTLAHAHSPARPHARDLGRETLPAGDGWGSEGAGTTGGAAATAAQVHTVTTWAGFKAALQAGGDAPKIIKIRGVIDPVAEGCASFQAPGYDFDAYLEKYSPENWGLDTDLSGEPADSPEGLRAASAAAQDAAIKVNVPADTTIVGVGKGAGIRGGSLQIKGVDNVILRNLTIEAPLDCFPQWDPTDTDTGAWNSEYDAVVVYGSTHVWVDHNTLTDGRYPDGTLPTYFGRTYQQHDGLLDIVRGADHVTVSWNSVEDHDKTMLIGNSDSAGATDTGKLKVTLHHNRFEGVVERAPRVRFGQVDSYNNHFVVTEEQAYGYTFGVGASSQLYASDNAFSLPAGVSAAKTLKKWSEAPLTAENNYVNGRKTDLIAVHNAEIPAETLRSGAGWTPTLRTKVDPPRAVPGIVDGRAGAGKVR
- a CDS encoding rhamnogalacturonan acetylesterase, with protein sequence MSLTRRQVTTAALAGVPLAVAGTGPAVAAASARPHGRTLFIAGDSTAAQKYADAAPETGWGMALPFFLRERLTVANHAVNGRSSKSFVDEGRLDAVLAAVRPGDLLLVQFGHNDSKAADPTRYTEPWTTYQDYLRQYVDGARARGVRPVLATSVERRKFDADGNAVPTHGEYPAAMKALAAEEGVALLDVQALSIALWQELGVEETKKFFNWTDVEQDNTHFNPPGAVAVARMVARESVRRRVLGARDVRRLDEVIPESWISWPEP
- a CDS encoding NCS2 family permease; translation: MSRTQQVEDRPGAGRPPANGVDRFFRISARGSTVGREVRGGFATFFTMAYILVLNPIVLSGAEDKFGERLDSVQLVTATALVAAVMTIVMGIGGNLPLALAAGLGLNAVVAFQIAPLMSWDDAMGLVVLEGLLICVLVMTGLREAVMHAIPQPLKQAISVGIGLFIAFIGFVDAGFVTRVPDAAGTTVPVQLGGTGTLSGWPVLVFCLGVLLTIGLLARKVRGAILIGIVTMTAVAIVVDELADVGSWGLTTPRVPDDVVASPDFGLLGDFSLFGAFGQVSAITVVLLVFTLILSDFFDTMGTVVGVSAEAGLLDEEGRVPNLGRVLLIDGAAAVAGGASSASSATSYIESAAGVGEEARTGFANLVTGGLFACALFLTPLLTIVPMQAAAPALVAVGFLMMTQVKNIDWDRYEVALPAFLTIAVMPFTYSITNGIGAGFLAYVTIQAVLGRAKEIHWLLWGTAALFLVYFAIDPLEQLLGVR